The genomic region ACTCCGGGCCAGGAGTGAGGCCCATCCCATTCCAGGTTAGAGGAGTGAGTAACGTCACGCAAATATCGAACGGAGGATACCATGCGATTTATGTTAAGGATGATGGCTCGGTGTGGGGATGGGGGCGTTATGACCTTGGTCAGCTTGGCGATGGAAGTACCCATAGCTCGCGGCCACTACCAGTCAAGCCCCCATCTGTGAAGACGCAGATAAACAACGTGAAGAAAGTTTCAGGCGGAAGTACTGCCTTAAAAAATGATGGCACAGTGTGGGAGTGGGGGATGTTTATAGGTGATCCGGAGCCGATCCCTGTGAAGGTGAAAGGCTTGGACCATGTTGTGGATATTAGCGTCAGGGCCGGGGTTAAAGTTGCGCTCAAGGATGATGGCACAGTGTGGGGGTGGGGACGAGCCGATGGCGGGGGGTTGTTTGGATGGCCAAAAGTCGTGGACCCTAATCCAGCATTTAATTACGTGGTGGAGCGCGACCCCGTGTTGTTATTCTCCGGGCCGGTACAACCAACTATAACGATGAATCCTACAAGCATGAATGTAACGACCGTTCCAAATTCACCGGTCGTCGGCCAGTCTGGTGAACCAGGAATACCCTCCATGGACATGGATCTTGACATAGTGCTAGCCGCATTAATGTCCACAGCGATATGTTTAACGAAATGGCGGAAGGGGAATTAGCACGAATCCGCCATCTTTTTTGGCGCATTCTACTTTATACTTTCTCGTGTTAGCGTTGAAGGACGATGGCGCAGTCCTTCGTGGGCATCATGGGGGGCTTTGTGTTGGCGGGTTATCAGATTGTGAGAGAAGCCTTATATAACTTTAATCTCAAGTTTAGATAGTCCTTGGCTTGGGTAGCATGTGACACGAGGTGCTGCTAGAGAAGCCATGATGATTAAAAAGAATGGGAGGGTCTTGGTTGGTAGATAGTGTTATTGAGACTAGTGGTTTAACCAAGAAGTATGATGAGAAGGTTGTTGTCAAGGATTTGGATTTGAGGGTTTTTGAGGGGGAGGCTTTCGGTTTTTTGGGGCCTAATGGTGCTGGTAAGACTACTACTATTAAGATGCTCATGGGCTTGGTTCAGCCTTCTAGTGGCACGGGCCGGGTTTGTGGTTTTGACATTGTGCACCAGGTTTTGGATGTTCGGAGGAGTTGTGGTGTGTTGCCGGAGCCGGCTGGTTTTTATGATAATCTCACGGCTCGTCAGAACCTCAGGTTTTATGGGAGCCTTTATGGTTTGAGGGGTAGGGAGCTGGAGGAAAAAGTTTTGTCCACCCTGAAGCTCGTCGGCCTCTCCGATGCGGTTGACTTGAAGATTGGCAAGTTTAGTAAGGGTATGAAGCAGCGTTTTGGGTTGGCCCAGGCCATCGTCCACGATCCCCGGGTCCTGATTTTTGACGAGCCTACCGCTGGCATCGACCCGCAGGGGGCGGAGGATTATCGTCTCCTCGTGAAGGAGTTGAAGTCGAGGGGTAAGACCGTTTTCATGACCTCGCATATTCTACCCGAGGTCGAGGCGGTGTGCGACCGTATCGGTATTATAGTGAATGGTGAGATGAAGATTTGCGGAAACGTTGACGAATTGGTGGACCAGTATACGAGGAGGCAGGGCTACCGGCTCAAGCTCAGGGTGAAAGAGCTGGACGAGCGTTGTGTGATGGAGTCGTTGAAACGCGTGGAGGGCATCTCTAACGTTACGAGGAATAATGGCTACTACCTCATAAGCTCCGGGGAGGACGTGTCGGAGGAGGTGTCCAGGGTGTTGTGCAAGAGTAGTGGAGTGGTAACCGAGCTCGAGGTGTACAGGCCCTCATTAAACGAGATATTCCTGGAGGTGACAAGACCGGAGACCGGGAAATAAAACCGATGGGAATGGGTTTGGGCGTGCTAAAGTAAGTAGTGGTGGCTTGTGCGGGCAGTACACTCGAATGGTGCTAGTATAGAATCGTTAAAAAGAAGTAGGTCTCGCAAACGTTCACTGGTGTATATTGGTGAGCATCCGGGTAAGACCATGCTCGAGATCTCTCGGGGGACGGGCGTCAGCTATGCGAACACGTGGGGCGCCATCGTGGGAGATGATAAGAAGTATAGTAAAAAATATTCTTTGTTGGGCATGGGCTTGGTGTCATGCGAACTCTTCGAGAATAGGCATGTTTACAAGCTCACCAGGGAAGGGGAGAAGGTGTTTAAAATGCTAAAAGAAAACCCGGGCCTATTCGAATAGCCCTAGGCTCATAGGTCTTATATGGCGTTAAACAACGCCTACTACCCGGGTAGTATATCACCTGATATACCATGCTTAAATATAGCAAGAGGTGATAGTGTAAATGCCTGCAAATGGCAAAAATGGTAAGGCGAGAACCTGTAAAGCTTACTATAAAGGGAGGTGACATGGTTTGAAGGCCAGGACTATTGCATTGCTGGTCGCAGCCGTCATGTTGGTAGCAACAACTGGAATAGGAAGCGCGCTCGCCTACTCGTGGACCACTACGTCGGACGGGAGTAACGATGGAACGGAGTTCTCCTACTACGACGGATCGTCTAACTGGAACCACTGGATAACCCAAAATATAAACGCTCCTAACGGGGCTACGCTCACCTGGGGTAACAGGTGGCACAACGGCTACAGTTCGGCAGTATACTATGGATGGCAGTGGAATGCAGGATACGCTGGTGGAAGCACATACCACTCCACGGATCCTATCCGACAAGGCGGGGATGACCGTACTAGGGATGCAAGCTTAACTGTCAATTTACCATACGTTGGGTATACCGACGCGGTCAACGAGAACCACGTATACAGCTTGAACGGTGCGGATTGGTATGGGAATGATTTCCACTACGAGCAGAAGTATACACGGTCATCGTAAAAGGAGCATTAAAGGATAAAAACGTTTATTTTTTTTTTTTTTTGTATAGGCGGATGAATAGGTGGGTGTCGTATGAGTAATACGCTGATCATCGCTAAAAAAGAGTTCCAGGACCTGGTGAATAGCAAGCTAGTCCTGATAGCGTTAGGGTTATTCATCCTGTTCGCCCTCTTTAATTTACATGACACTATTAATTTTGATTATGTGGGCGTTAACAAAAATTTGTTCGAACCGTACAGTGTTTTCGAGATAACGCTCAACCATACTTTATACGTTTTGACGTCTTTTGGTCGTTTTGTTGCCGTCGTCGTCGGCTTTTCCTGTATTGCTGGTGAAAGGCATAATAGTGCCTTAAACGTTCTAACGACCAAGCCCTTGTATCGGGATACTATTATTAACGGCAAGATCACTGGCGTATTCTACTTTCTC from Methanocella conradii HZ254 harbors:
- a CDS encoding RCC1 domain-containing protein, coding for MSMRRIIRLAILVAIVFAVFPCAAHAQKVVAVSIEGGGRVLMLMDDGTVYSLGSKDDLQKVSIDNVTTVSAGSMVSLALRSDGTVWAWGDNYYGGLGDGTLNSSSTPVKVKGLANVVAIAVGDGTCYALKGDGTVWAWGRNDEGQVGDGTLEDRPEPVQVRGLSNIIALGEGGNYAIKNDGTVWAWGSNDISEGSYGALGDNSGPGVRPIPFQVRGVSNVTQISNGGYHAIYVKDDGSVWGWGRYDLGQLGDGSTHSSRPLPVKPPSVKTQINNVKKVSGGSTALKNDGTVWEWGMFIGDPEPIPVKVKGLDHVVDISVRAGVKVALKDDGTVWGWGRADGGGLFGWPKVVDPNPAFNYVVERDPVLLFSGPVQPTITMNPTSMNVTTVPNSPVVGQSGEPGIPSMDMDLDIVLAALMSTAICLTKWRKGN
- a CDS encoding ABC transporter ATP-binding protein: MVDSVIETSGLTKKYDEKVVVKDLDLRVFEGEAFGFLGPNGAGKTTTIKMLMGLVQPSSGTGRVCGFDIVHQVLDVRRSCGVLPEPAGFYDNLTARQNLRFYGSLYGLRGRELEEKVLSTLKLVGLSDAVDLKIGKFSKGMKQRFGLAQAIVHDPRVLIFDEPTAGIDPQGAEDYRLLVKELKSRGKTVFMTSHILPEVEAVCDRIGIIVNGEMKICGNVDELVDQYTRRQGYRLKLRVKELDERCVMESLKRVEGISNVTRNNGYYLISSGEDVSEEVSRVLCKSSGVVTELEVYRPSLNEIFLEVTRPETGK
- a CDS encoding archaellum operon transcriptional activator EarA family protein — translated: MRAVHSNGASIESLKRSRSRKRSLVYIGEHPGKTMLEISRGTGVSYANTWGAIVGDDKKYSKKYSLLGMGLVSCELFENRHVYKLTREGEKVFKMLKENPGLFE